A window from Aliamphritea hakodatensis encodes these proteins:
- a CDS encoding LysR substrate-binding domain-containing protein, producing MVNQAGLPGNDGALVRQWALQSMGIVLKSYWDVCNDMNAGRLVPVLEDYTAGLSEQDDATVGLQIVYPQRRYLPRQVQAFSDYLTAFRRQQ from the coding sequence GTGGTAAATCAGGCCGGCCTGCCGGGTAATGACGGTGCGCTCGTCCGGCAGTGGGCGCTGCAGAGTATGGGCATTGTGCTGAAGTCATACTGGGATGTTTGTAACGATATGAATGCTGGCCGGCTGGTACCTGTACTGGAAGACTATACTGCCGGTTTGAGTGAGCAGGATGACGCAACGGTGGGGTTGCAGATTGTATATCCGCAGCGGCGCTATCTGCCCCGTCAGGTACAGGCGTTCAGTGATTATCTGACGGCATTTAGGCGCCAGCAGTAA
- a CDS encoding substrate-binding periplasmic protein, producing the protein MFRRTFRFFLPCGKQPFIFRYCIRLLTVFIFGSTASLSYAAEATQLDLITEEFPPLQIELDSQPKGYVIDFIKALVEEAAKQEPMVIGSTHFLPWRRAIKMSQDGPNKLFFSISRNTQRESQYHWIGPVSPYEVIVYKHIDGPDHMPASLEALKKYRVAVQGGGSLDTYFTEQGFTPVRVNHTRQTIKMLRALHIDYAPQVNSFPYRIDEFGFNADDFVPVLRVDDLSKQLWLAASPETSPQVVQALQAAYIKLSEVNLLDDLISQYGFNSPVMLNYRLRKRLVNKI; encoded by the coding sequence ATGTTCAGAAGAACCTTCAGATTTTTTTTACCATGCGGTAAGCAACCGTTCATTTTCAGATACTGCATCCGACTGTTAACCGTCTTTATATTCGGCAGTACAGCGTCACTAAGCTATGCAGCAGAAGCCACTCAGCTTGATCTGATTACTGAAGAATTCCCTCCCCTGCAAATCGAACTGGACAGCCAGCCCAAGGGTTACGTGATTGATTTCATCAAAGCATTGGTTGAAGAAGCGGCGAAACAAGAGCCTATGGTGATCGGCAGTACTCACTTTCTCCCCTGGCGGCGTGCGATCAAAATGTCTCAGGACGGCCCCAACAAACTGTTTTTTTCTATATCCCGTAATACACAGCGGGAAAGCCAGTACCACTGGATCGGCCCGGTTTCACCCTATGAAGTGATCGTCTATAAACATATTGACGGCCCCGATCATATGCCAGCATCACTGGAAGCGCTGAAGAAATATCGGGTCGCTGTTCAGGGTGGCGGCAGCCTCGACACCTACTTTACAGAACAGGGCTTCACACCGGTGCGCGTTAATCACACCCGGCAAACCATTAAAATGCTCCGCGCCCTGCACATTGACTACGCCCCACAGGTCAACAGCTTCCCTTACCGGATTGATGAATTCGGCTTTAACGCGGATGACTTTGTACCGGTGTTACGCGTCGATGATCTGTCAAAACAGCTCTGGCTTGCTGCCAGCCCGGAAACCTCCCCACAAGTTGTCCAGGCATTACAGGCAGCCTACATAAAACTGTCGGAAGTAAATCTGCTGGACGATCTGATCAGCCAGTACGGCTTCAACAGCCCGGTTATGCTCAACTACCGGTTACGCAAAAGGCTGGTGAACAAGATATAG
- a CDS encoding FecCD family ABC transporter permease — MSKTFRPGLIGGALLLVILALSLAGIMIGVSQIRPDQALAILLQGLGPDMLGTFIEPDWRKSQSVIITELRAPRVILAMLAGAGLAVAGAALQAATRNPLTDPFLLGVSSGASLGAVLVISHVGLVIGAYSMPVFSFAGGLLSFLLLLMLIKRPENQRPDRLVLAGVAISFLLMAGTNGLIFLGDQRAAQSVVFWMLGGLGRARWDLLPIPALIIVLGVAFLIWQARNLNALMMGQESAAALGVSVNRARVVVLLLATLVTSLIVSLTGTIGFVGLVVPHIMRAFVGGDNRTLLPLCALAGAAFMLGMDIVARMLLAPQELPIGIITGAVGGSYFCYLLARR, encoded by the coding sequence TTGAGTAAGACCTTCAGGCCGGGACTGATCGGCGGCGCTCTGCTGTTGGTTATCCTGGCACTTTCACTGGCGGGCATCATGATCGGTGTCAGCCAGATTCGTCCGGATCAGGCGCTGGCCATTCTATTGCAGGGCTTAGGTCCTGATATGCTGGGTACTTTCATCGAGCCGGACTGGCGTAAATCTCAGTCGGTCATTATCACTGAACTGCGGGCTCCGCGGGTGATTCTGGCGATGCTGGCCGGTGCCGGTCTGGCTGTGGCCGGTGCGGCTTTGCAGGCGGCGACCCGTAATCCTCTGACTGATCCTTTCTTGCTGGGCGTGTCCTCCGGTGCATCGCTGGGAGCCGTGCTGGTTATTTCTCATGTGGGGTTGGTCATCGGTGCGTATAGCATGCCGGTGTTCAGTTTTGCCGGCGGACTGTTATCTTTTCTGCTGTTACTCATGCTTATCAAGCGGCCGGAAAACCAGCGGCCAGATCGTCTGGTGCTGGCCGGTGTCGCCATTTCATTTTTGCTGATGGCCGGCACCAACGGGCTTATTTTTCTGGGCGATCAGCGGGCGGCGCAGTCAGTGGTGTTCTGGATGCTGGGTGGCCTGGGCCGGGCGCGTTGGGATCTTCTGCCCATTCCTGCACTGATCATTGTGTTGGGTGTGGCCTTTCTGATCTGGCAGGCCCGTAACCTGAATGCCCTGATGATGGGGCAGGAGAGTGCAGCAGCATTGGGTGTATCGGTTAACCGGGCACGGGTGGTTGTATTATTGCTGGCCACCCTGGTGACCAGCCTGATCGTTTCGCTGACCGGCACGATCGGTTTTGTCGGCCTGGTGGTGCCGCATATTATGCGGGCGTTTGTCGGGGGCGATAACCGTACTCTGCTGCCGTTATGCGCGCTGGCCGGTGCGGCTTTCATGCTGGGTATGGACATTGTTGCCCGCATGTTACTGGCCCCGCAGGAACTGCCCATCGGGATTATTACCGGGGCAGTGGGAGGCAGTTATTTCTGCTATCTGTTAGCTCGGCGCTAG
- a CDS encoding ABC transporter substrate-binding protein — protein MRTLIFSSAMLFASLAPLSQASEFPVTVDSCGRTVTFDAAPQRAVIHDQNMSQMAFALGIQKHIAGLTGITGWYKTSPEFDKDRGDIPELAPKNPTTENVISADPDLFFAGWNYGMRTDGELTPQSLGDLGVPVLELTESCVHLTKSGPDASMDLLYDDVVRLGAVFGVKEKADALVDGWKSRLAAVADKTEGKKPVKVFLYDSGEDKIFTSGRFGMPTALIRAAGGENVMDNIDTSWGKVGIEAVMDAEPDFFILVDYQQGGWKGSWEFIKNHPVLSTLDAVKNDRFLPLEYGEITPGPLNIQAVEKLAEKMYLSGR, from the coding sequence CGTACCGTTACCTTTGATGCGGCCCCTCAGCGGGCGGTGATTCATGATCAGAACATGAGCCAGATGGCATTTGCACTGGGTATTCAGAAGCATATAGCCGGTCTGACCGGCATTACCGGCTGGTACAAAACCAGCCCTGAATTTGATAAAGACCGGGGTGACATTCCGGAGCTGGCGCCAAAAAATCCCACCACTGAGAATGTGATCAGTGCCGATCCGGATCTGTTCTTTGCAGGCTGGAATTACGGCATGCGTACCGACGGTGAACTGACGCCGCAAAGCCTGGGTGATCTGGGTGTACCGGTACTGGAGTTGACGGAGTCTTGTGTGCACCTGACCAAGTCCGGACCGGATGCCTCAATGGATTTACTGTATGACGACGTTGTACGCCTGGGTGCCGTATTCGGTGTGAAGGAAAAAGCTGACGCACTGGTTGATGGCTGGAAGTCCCGTCTGGCAGCGGTTGCTGATAAGACTGAAGGCAAAAAGCCGGTTAAAGTTTTCCTGTATGATTCCGGCGAAGACAAGATTTTCACCTCCGGCCGTTTCGGTATGCCTACGGCGCTTATCCGCGCTGCGGGCGGTGAAAACGTGATGGATAACATTGATACCAGCTGGGGCAAGGTGGGTATTGAAGCGGTAATGGACGCTGAGCCTGACTTCTTTATTCTGGTGGATTATCAACAAGGTGGCTGGAAAGGCTCCTGGGAATTCATCAAGAACCATCCGGTCCTTTCTACACTGGATGCAGTGAAGAATGATCGCTTCCTGCCACTGGAATACGGTGAAATTACACCGGGCCCGCTGAACATTCAGGCCGTGGAAAAACTGGCTGAAAAGATGTACCTGAGCGGACGGTAA